The stretch of DNA TAAATTAATTAGATTGGTACATCAAGGAACCTCTGTAATTAGATTTCTCCAGAGTATGCCCTTTGAACTTGATGTAGGCTGTCATGCTAAATTAATTAGACTGGTACATCAAGGAACCTCTGTAATTAGATTTCTCCAGAGTATGCCCTTTGAACTTGTACTTTGCTTTCgggtatatatacacatttacatttacccaaaaaaaaaaattaaaataagccTGCCTGACAGAACCAGAAAGATTAGACTTCACCTCACCAGTCACCAGAATTAGAGTCCTAATGATCAAAGATTGCACATGCCATTTGATGAACTCAAATACAAACAGTAGTCAATTCGTATTTCTAAATTCCAGTATCTTAAAAGGCAAAAGAAATACCCACCCTTTCTATATATATGCCACACTTTAATTGAACAAAGGATTTGAGAAAAGGTCTGACTAAGAGCTGCACTGTCATAGAAATTCTGTACCGGACCGAATGATCAGCGGAAGTATACGGATACAAGAGGGATGTCAACATCATTCTCTTCATCGTCTTCACATGCTACCACAACATCCACGTGGCGCCGATATGGTGGCAACTCTACCTTAGCAATATCCCTTGCCAAATCCACAATTTTCTTGTTCATCCGCTCCTTGTGCCTAGGAAACATGCTGTTAAAAAGCAGGGAGTTCCCACATGAAATGCTGTACGCATTCAAGCCTTTATCTGCCAACCATTGGATAAGTTCCTTCAGCGTGGGATTGTCCTTAACAACCCATCTATCCCAAACAGTCCAGCTCATGTCCCGGTGCTTGATGACCTTGGGAGGAACCGGCTCAGCCATGGAGAATAGAGGTAAAGCAAGGTTGGCGAACGTGTTGCGATAGTGTTCCAGTTTGTGTCCCCCATCTAAAACCTTGTAGAGCTCAAGGCAAACCAAACCAGTAGCCAGGGCAGTAGAAGTTGCAATTGCAGGTATAATCCTTCCAGCAATAAATTTGGCTTTCAGCTTGTCAACTTCAGGTATACTGTAGTTTCTTGCCCGCATATTTGCAAGCCCAGCAATCAAATCCATGTGGTAATTTGTATTGTTATCCTGCTTGACAAATAAcatccacaaaataattttatgtacGTAGTAAATCATGCACAATTTAGAAATCAATAAAATGCAGCACCGTACCAAATTAAGCAAAAGTATTGATccagagaagaaaaaaattaagaccTTTTCAAATTGAATAGGCTTCATCCTGAAGTTAGGAGGTAGACGCTTTCGACACTGCTCAAGCTTCATTATTAGTTCATTGATTACTGCAGCATTATCTATAGAAGCAATTGATAGATTGGTAGCTTTCTCATCGGTCACAATTTTTGCATCTTTCTTTGGTTGAAATTCAGGAACGACAACACTATCTACAGCTTCAGCCAATTTCTTTGGGTGCGTAGCCCATTCAGGGATGGGTATGCCAAATGTCTCAGCACGTAATATGGATGCAGCCATAATGAAATGGAGATGACTAGGATCCTTGGAAGAAAACTGCAATGGATGAGGGAAACGCTTAGGGGCTGACCAGAAAGGTGCTCCACTACTTGTTATGGCATCCTCAGGAAAAGTGAAAATCAATTGTTTGATACGGTTTGCAAAATAATCTTCAAACCTACAAAAAGAAAACCAAGTCAGAAAATTTATCATAGATTAGTAGAAAATGATTTAGTTCATAAAAATACTAGGAAACAATAAAAGAAAGATGATATCAAGCATTACTTCAGACGCGCCCATGCCACAGCATCTCGGAAGGTTTCACATCTATCCCTATCTATGCACTCAAGAACATGCTCCAACTTGTCCCTTGCTTGAGCATCACCAGCATTGATCTGTGCAGATGTATATTCACCAGGACTAGAAAGATAAGCATTCACTTCAGATGGTGTTTTTTCTAGTAACCCCTCAAACTCTGAGCGAGCCCATGTCAAGCAGTGATCAATGTTGTGTGGGAAAGAGTGCAGTGTGCACATTGGTGCCTGTTTCTCTGGAGGATCCCGTGATGCACCATAGTTCTCTGTCAAATGAGGAATCACCATCTGCGTGTTGCATTTGGTCCCCAGGGTTCCTGACTCCAGAAGTGGCTTCTGGAAGTACACGCATCTCTGATCAACATATAGCCTTGCATTCACATTGTCAAGGGCATTAATAACAACATTAAGATTCTCCCAGAAGGTGTCATCAAACACATTCTCAGTTTCAGGTCCCACACGATTTTGTAGAGCTTCTACAAGAAAATGAGGATTTATTGATGTTGCAGCTGCAGCAGCAATAGTTGATTTGGCCTGGCCAATGTTCCAATCACGGAAGAGAAACTGTCTACTAAGATTACTTTTTTCAATCACATCATCATCAGTGACTGTTAGTTTTCCTTGACTGTTGCATGCAACTCCCATTAGTGCTAAGTTCTTGAGAAACTCACAGCCCAATGCACCAGATCCAACAAGAAACATCGTAGCTTCTTCAAGTTTCTTCTGCAGTTTATGCCCAAAAACTGAAATTTGTGCATCATATCGGCTATTCAATGGACTAAAGTCACTAGGTTCCAGTGCCTCAGTAGGAAGTGATTCCACAGAATCAAAGTAAAAGAACTGCAAAGAAATAGGGGAATGACTGTCAGCTTAATCTATAATAAAGAAACAGAAAATAAGTGAGACAAAATTGCCATCATGGATAGAGGTAGAGATGCAGCATGAGTCAATAAACCCCTCCCATCCAAAAACATGGATAGAAATGAATGAGggatagagagagaaagcttAGAAAGCaaataaatgaaagaaaattcATAATCCAGGACTGGTTTAAAGCTAATAGCCTAACACAAACATATCCTTAGCTGATCAAAGTTTAAACATAGACAAAGCAAAGCATTTATTTTGAACTCTTTGCAAAGAGAAAGTAACTATAACCTGAAAAAGTGGATGGAACTTCCCAGAGCATGCCTTGACAACCTCCTGTCCAACAATACCACCAAACATCGCAGCCATTGGATTAAGTACAGCACGTGCACCAAAGGAAAAGTGTCTAAGAAGTTTTGGATTTATATCTTCTATTTTTGCATTTCCGAAGCTTTCGTTCATGTCATTGGCAATAAAGATTATTTTCTGAGCATCACCTTCAGATCCAGCAATGGGGAAACGCCCCATTTCAGACCTGAACTTATCGAGTGCTTGGAATGCTAAATGCAAGAGTGGCGGGTGGTCAAACTTTGAGAAATCACTAAGAAGAAAGTCACCAGGATCCTTTAGAGCTTCTCGCAACGGTTTAAAGTTCAAAACTTTGGGCTGCTTCACCTGAGTCACCATACCGCCTCTCTCATACATACCAAACTTCATTGTATCCTCATCAAGGGTGAAAGAATAAGGCCTAGCACTTATAATCTTTCTTGGTTTGGCATCATTAAGTTCTGTCATGCCCTGAATTTCAGAAAATACAACAAGATCTCCATCCTGAAACTCAAGCCTTTCATCATCTACACATGACACAAGAGCAGGATTGTCATTACTGATAGATGCAACAATGCCTGTATGAGGTTCCTCACCATCCACATCAGAGACAGTGAACTGAGGACCAAAATCACAAAACACACTTCCAAAAAGGCCTCTCACTTCAGCTTTGATGAATGCTATTGGAGGTTGATGGAAGTGACAATAATCATCAAATTCAACTGCATCTTTTAAGCTTATATCAGTGAACACCACAGCCTACATACAATGATACAAGTAACTATTTAAGGTCAAAATGAAGTTTATACAACATAATGTCATAAATAGACATTATGGGACAACCAAATTCATAAACTTTAAAAGGGTATGAACTTTTGAGTTGGGAATCAAGTAAGAAATAAACATAGGCACTAAAATTATCAAATGAACAAGTTCATTTTCACATCTAGAAGCAAATGCATAGTAACAAAATTCATTTACATGGACAAAAAAGATAGTTATGTAAATACAACATGATTAGCTAACTGCTAACAATAACTTTAGGGGCAACAGAGTGGGACGAGGAGGGAGGTGTCAGGCATAAAAATCAAGAATGTGGTCCCTTCACTATGAAGTATGAACTATGAGATAAAGTTGATAGATGATTAGTATATGTGTGCAAAAATTATTTGAGAAGTTGAAAAGCTAAAGAAGcactaattaataaatagttTGGCAACTTAAAAGTTAGACTTAGGCCATTTGGGAGAGCTTTTGGAGCAGCTAGAGTGAGCTACTGCTCCAAACGCTCTCCCAATAGGCATTTGAATGCAGTGCATTTTTTGACTTGTTTATACCCTACAATGACAACAACCTTTCTGAAAGAAACTAAGTTTGTTTACAAATTCTAACAATGGCTAATTCAAACTGAGCTTACAATCTTACACAAAAGCCATAATAAAAGCTAGCATAGGAAACTAAGAACCTCAAtgacaataaaaattaaataaaataaaaaattaaaaaggcaAAAATGAATTACTTGAAACTCAGAGAGTTTTCCTTTAGTCAGTTTTGTAGTCAGTGTAGAGACAGTCACAGCATTATTAAGCTCTTGAAGCTTTTGAAGGGAAGCAAGTGCCCTGTTCTTGCCAACATCACTCTctgagaaaataaaattgcttGACAAATCCCATAGGTCCACTGTGCCTTCATCATGCAGCATCACAGACTTCACACCAGCAAGTATAAGATTCTTTGCTGCAAGAACATAAAAATTCAGGTATCACACATATAAGAAGTCTGATCCAAATACAGAGAAGCCTCATCAGGAATAATCAGATGCAAAATACAATCACAACAGAAGACAAAActaatggcctgtttggttgacattaattgaattgcaattataACACAATTCTTTGAGTTTCtcaatttcagtgtttggttggagggaccTCCATttgttgaattacaattcatacaCCCCCATAGGAAATACAATTCGGTGGCAACTAGGAAAGGAAAAGAcagaaaaattactatattgcccttgattgttattattattattattactcaatggtattttagtctttataccacTTCTTCCTTCCCCATTCCCAActaacaatgtaatttgaattcctaccttattcacctcttattcttttcccaccaaattacaattcattttacTCCTAATTCTttcattccaaccaaacaccttcTAATAGCTGAGTAACAAGTAACATAAATATTAGAGCTTTAACAGTATGCAACAGACACAGCTTACCTGAAAAAACttagcaataaaaataacagactatcaaaattttaagcCCATACCGATCTCCGCACCAAGACCTTGCAGCCCTGAGACGAGAACATTGGAGGCAAAAAGCCGCCGCATCGTCTCGCGTCCATACACAGCGAGCTGTCGGCTGTGGAGATCCTCATCGATATCGCGCGAATTGCCATTTCCGAACGCCATTTCGGCCAGTAAAGGTTCGTCAACACTTTTATTGCCGCTAGTGTTAGACGCTGTGTTGGCAGCACCGGAGAAGCCGCTGGTCTTCTCTTTATTCGTGCAGGAGATGAAGCAACCGGTGCGATGCGCTTTTACGACGCGATTGCAATCAACGCAAGCGCTGCTTCCTTCAACAACCCCGCCTTCCGCTGGTCTCTTTCTAGGAAGCATAAAGTGCAACAAACTGCTGAAAACTCCACGCAACCCCATAAAGTTATCAAAACTACGAAAGTACTCAACAAATCAAGATACAAACAATCGAGATACAACAAAAATACCTAACCATATGTTTTCGTAATGGAGTGATGCCAAATGCAGTTTACGAAGCAAAGAAGACTAATCTAAGCAGATAAAGAATGCTTAATCTGGGAGAATACCTATTGGAGCTCCGGAGAAGAAAGGAATGGAATCGGAGATAGTGAGATATCAGATATGAGTGTTGTGGAGATTGAAAACTGTAGAAAGTGAATTTCGGTTTTGGAATTTGGGTTTTGAGGGGGTGAGTGGGGGAGAATTGCCATGTGGAATGCGATTTGGTTGGCTTGAGGACAGGTCACAGGTGCCATGGAGGCATGGACTATCGTCACCAGTGGGGAAGTGCTTTGCATGCCTCCAATCTTTGAGCTTTGAAATTTggaaagtatagaacggttgaAATTTGGAATTGCATTTAAATCCGTTtacttctaaaaaaaaaaaaattggaataagagtcaaattcACTAACTATATATTAATGTGCAATTAGATCttggaattaaaattttttttgttaaagtgtcatctagcacaccatgaactatatccaattattcatgtcgcaccctgaattttcatatcgtatatatcgaaccccaaaccaaaataaaaaattcaccttcacctagaacttttagcaggtttccaggtcttcctgctgacatggcgcaggtttttaagtgatgtggcatttcttttaacattatgttgtccatgtaagcatttacatattaaaaataattttttttttttaaaatagcatttctataaatttggaaaattgaaaaaatactaaacaataaattagccaaaaaatataaattctaaaaaaaaatgaaacattggaattgcaaaattaaaaagtatacattatgaaaataaagagaataaaattctggttattttaatataataattttgttttttgtttttttttaattttaaatatgtaaacgcttacatagacaacataaggttaagaaaaatgccacatcagacgtcatgtcagcaagaagacctggaaacctgctaaaagttttaagtgaattttttatttttgtttgcggctcgatatatacgatatgaaagttcagggtgcggcatgaataattagatatagcgatgacactttagccaaaaattttcaattatacccttaaacttgttaaattaattcaattaatctATTTGACTTATAATAACATGTTACTTCTAAATCACCTGTTATGTAAGATGCaacataaattaatattttttaaaattatattttttataaaaattaaattaataatattcattataaaaaaaaccgTTCGGCATCTCCCAGTATCCAATTGTTACCctttttctttagttttttAGCATCGACTCTTCAGCCAAAAACCTTGGGGTCAAGTGACAtacggtgtcccgattaacactcccacatgaattatgggagtggattcgagcctcagtggaggcaacggTTGACTTGTTgtgagtcagtagtactaaaaaaaaaaaggaaaaaaaagaaaaaaaacatcgACTCTCCAAACACATctgtttttctctctttttttttggacaaagaTTTCATGCTTCTTCATTTTTCGACCCTTTTTAATGTCCCTTTGTGCTCATTCATCTGGCCATCTCTTGGAATACAAACTAGTCCTATAATACAAGAGTGATCTATAGAACTTTTATTATTCATGGGgcatttaaaatacaataaactCTAATAAATTCATAAAGAAACAGATGTACAACTTATGTGCTCGGAAGCCAAGCGTAACAAGAAAATTTCGTTGAAGATCCCAAGTTGCCATGGCAATCGTCCATGGCAGCTTGGTTGAGCTTGACGGAGAAATCCGAAAGAAGCGCGGcaccgaaatttttttttaatagtttgttttaattttttttaaatagttttttttttaaatttaaataaaattttacataaGCTACCATGTAAGCAAAGTTGATTGGTTACGTTACCTTTTGGTAACCTGTTAAATAggttaattgcacaaatttaacaagtttaagggtctaatgggatgattttttacttttagggtctaattgaactttaatatataattggagggtctatttgacccttatcccaatatttttttaaaaataagttattttttagaaaatcgTTTCatgaaaaatttgtatttttcgtTCCTCAAGTTATAGTGTAATTATAGAATTTGTCTCTAAATGTTgttcatgctcacttttcgttcctaagttatcattgacgttgtACTTTTCGTcactttactaataaaacattagggacgaaatttgtaattttagtataacttagcAACGAAATTTGTGCACGAAATGACGAAAAGTGTAACGCCAATGAttacttagggacgaaaagtgagtatgatcAACACTcatggacgaattctacaattaccatataacttagggatgaaaagtgcaattttttctaatttcattttcagtgttttgttgcattctggaaaattgtctttggtgtgtttgattcatttctggaaaatgagtagaattgtgaGTGCGGTGAAAATCTTATTGTGAGTGCGGTGAAAAATAATTTACGCCAAATTTTaacggaagtcattttccgccaaaacAACCATATTTTCttagtcaatgaaaaatattttctgttgACTGAATTTTCCAAGCACATCCAAATACTGGAAACCCGAAATataattttcagaaatcatttttcagactttcaaacacacccttagatgAAAAATGctaaataattgtaatttgtaaacacATTTACAATGTTgcataacaatatataaataataaagttgaaaagtaaaatgtatttgtTGTCAGACTGCTACTATTCCAAATTGGTTATCACATGATCGAATTTTAGTGGCCATGGAAGTATTAATTCTTTGTAAAAATATTTAGtgttaaaaaatgtaaataataatgtttaatagttatttaatttctCATTACTAATTTTCATACTAGtaacttatttataattttttttgaaaaaaaaaagtttaaaaggatacttaatttttttaaaaagggaaaTTAGTCCAAAGGtaagattaaaaataaactttaattttaagcAAAAATCTCAAATATCATAAGATTATGTGTTTGGTTTCAAGTTACTTctaatttattcttttattgtttaatataattcataaaatttatatttttaaaaattatattaaaattttactagttacaaaagttaaatttaaattataaaagaatGTCAAACAAagtaaatagaattaaaaatattttatggccattaaatactaaatataacaaGTAAAATGTGAATGAGATCGACAATAGAATTCACATATTTAACTTAAGTACATTATATGGTAGATCAAAAGAAAATTAGTCTGCAAATCAAATTTATAtggtttaatttaaaaatacgtgatgtgatattttataaaatttgtttttagatttatttttttagattagggtaacacttgtgtgagattttctcacacaagtttttgcctttacaATTTACATTAAGGAAATGACGTTTCATAACTGCTGGGCTGCCGCTTGCCCATACTCTATAcctctagtttttttttttttttttttttttttttttttttttttttttttttctcaaatatcATAAGATTATGTGTTTGGTTTCAAGTTACTTctaatttattcttttattgtttaatatattcataaatttatatttttaaaattatattaaattttactagttacaaaagttaaatttaaattataaaagaatGTCAAACAAagtaaatagaattaaaaatattttatggccattaaatactaaatataacaaGTAA from Ipomoea triloba cultivar NCNSP0323 chromosome 7, ASM357664v1 encodes:
- the LOC116026160 gene encoding ubiquitin-activating enzyme E1 1-like isoform X1; this encodes MGLRGVFSSLLHFMLPRKRPAEGGVVEGSSACVDCNRVVKAHRTGCFISCTNKEKTSGFSGAANTASNTSGNKSVDEPLLAEMAFGNGNSRDIDEDLHSRQLAVYGRETMRRLFASNVLVSGLQGLGAEIAKNLILAGVKSVMLHDEGTVDLWDLSSNFIFSESDVGKNRALASLQKLQELNNAVTVSTLTTKLTKGKLSEFQAVVFTDISLKDAVEFDDYCHFHQPPIAFIKAEVRGLFGSVFCDFGPQFTVSDVDGEEPHTGIVASISNDNPALVSCVDDERLEFQDGDLVVFSEIQGMTELNDAKPRKIISARPYSFTLDEDTMKFGMYERGGMVTQVKQPKVLNFKPLREALKDPGDFLLSDFSKFDHPPLLHLAFQALDKFRSEMGRFPIAGSEGDAQKIIFIANDMNESFGNAKIEDINPKLLRHFSFGARAVLNPMAAMFGGIVGQEVVKACSGKFHPLFQFFYFDSVESLPTEALEPSDFSPLNSRYDAQISVFGHKLQKKLEEATMFLVGSGALGCEFLKNLALMGVACNSQGKLTVTDDDVIEKSNLSRQFLFRDWNIGQAKSTIAAAAATSINPHFLVEALQNRVGPETENVFDDTFWENLNVVINALDNVNARLYVDQRCVYFQKPLLESGTLGTKCNTQMVIPHLTENYGASRDPPEKQAPMCTLHSFPHNIDHCLTWARSEFEGLLEKTPSEVNAYLSSPGEYTSAQINAGDAQARDKLEHVLECIDRDRCETFRDAVAWARLKFEDYFANRIKQLIFTFPEDAITSSGAPFWSAPKRFPHPLQFSSKDPSHLHFIMAASILRAETFGIPIPEWATHPKKLAEAVDSVVVPEFQPKKDAKIVTDEKATNLSIASIDNAAVINELIMKLEQCRKRLPPNFRMKPIQFEKDNNTNYHMDLIAGLANMRARNYSIPEVDKLKAKFIAGRIIPAIATSTALATGLVCLELYKVLDGGHKLEHYRNTFANLALPLFSMAEPVPPKVIKHRDMSWTVWDRWVVKDNPTLKELIQWLADKGLNAYSISCGNSLLFNSMFPRHKERMNKKIVDLARDIAKVELPPYRRHVDVVVACEDDEENDVDIPLVSVYFR
- the LOC116026160 gene encoding ubiquitin-activating enzyme E1 1-like isoform X2; this encodes MVSSLLHFMLPRKRPAEGGVVEGSSACVDCNRVVKAHRTGCFISCTNKEKTSGFSGAANTASNTSGNKSVDEPLLAEMAFGNGNSRDIDEDLHSRQLAVYGRETMRRLFASNVLVSGLQGLGAEIAKNLILAGVKSVMLHDEGTVDLWDLSSNFIFSESDVGKNRALASLQKLQELNNAVTVSTLTTKLTKGKLSEFQAVVFTDISLKDAVEFDDYCHFHQPPIAFIKAEVRGLFGSVFCDFGPQFTVSDVDGEEPHTGIVASISNDNPALVSCVDDERLEFQDGDLVVFSEIQGMTELNDAKPRKIISARPYSFTLDEDTMKFGMYERGGMVTQVKQPKVLNFKPLREALKDPGDFLLSDFSKFDHPPLLHLAFQALDKFRSEMGRFPIAGSEGDAQKIIFIANDMNESFGNAKIEDINPKLLRHFSFGARAVLNPMAAMFGGIVGQEVVKACSGKFHPLFQFFYFDSVESLPTEALEPSDFSPLNSRYDAQISVFGHKLQKKLEEATMFLVGSGALGCEFLKNLALMGVACNSQGKLTVTDDDVIEKSNLSRQFLFRDWNIGQAKSTIAAAAATSINPHFLVEALQNRVGPETENVFDDTFWENLNVVINALDNVNARLYVDQRCVYFQKPLLESGTLGTKCNTQMVIPHLTENYGASRDPPEKQAPMCTLHSFPHNIDHCLTWARSEFEGLLEKTPSEVNAYLSSPGEYTSAQINAGDAQARDKLEHVLECIDRDRCETFRDAVAWARLKFEDYFANRIKQLIFTFPEDAITSSGAPFWSAPKRFPHPLQFSSKDPSHLHFIMAASILRAETFGIPIPEWATHPKKLAEAVDSVVVPEFQPKKDAKIVTDEKATNLSIASIDNAAVINELIMKLEQCRKRLPPNFRMKPIQFEKDNNTNYHMDLIAGLANMRARNYSIPEVDKLKAKFIAGRIIPAIATSTALATGLVCLELYKVLDGGHKLEHYRNTFANLALPLFSMAEPVPPKVIKHRDMSWTVWDRWVVKDNPTLKELIQWLADKGLNAYSISCGNSLLFNSMFPRHKERMNKKIVDLARDIAKVELPPYRRHVDVVVACEDDEENDVDIPLVSVYFR
- the LOC116026160 gene encoding ubiquitin-activating enzyme E1 1-like isoform X3; amino-acid sequence: MLPRKRPAEGGVVEGSSACVDCNRVVKAHRTGCFISCTNKEKTSGFSGAANTASNTSGNKSVDEPLLAEMAFGNGNSRDIDEDLHSRQLAVYGRETMRRLFASNVLVSGLQGLGAEIAKNLILAGVKSVMLHDEGTVDLWDLSSNFIFSESDVGKNRALASLQKLQELNNAVTVSTLTTKLTKGKLSEFQAVVFTDISLKDAVEFDDYCHFHQPPIAFIKAEVRGLFGSVFCDFGPQFTVSDVDGEEPHTGIVASISNDNPALVSCVDDERLEFQDGDLVVFSEIQGMTELNDAKPRKIISARPYSFTLDEDTMKFGMYERGGMVTQVKQPKVLNFKPLREALKDPGDFLLSDFSKFDHPPLLHLAFQALDKFRSEMGRFPIAGSEGDAQKIIFIANDMNESFGNAKIEDINPKLLRHFSFGARAVLNPMAAMFGGIVGQEVVKACSGKFHPLFQFFYFDSVESLPTEALEPSDFSPLNSRYDAQISVFGHKLQKKLEEATMFLVGSGALGCEFLKNLALMGVACNSQGKLTVTDDDVIEKSNLSRQFLFRDWNIGQAKSTIAAAAATSINPHFLVEALQNRVGPETENVFDDTFWENLNVVINALDNVNARLYVDQRCVYFQKPLLESGTLGTKCNTQMVIPHLTENYGASRDPPEKQAPMCTLHSFPHNIDHCLTWARSEFEGLLEKTPSEVNAYLSSPGEYTSAQINAGDAQARDKLEHVLECIDRDRCETFRDAVAWARLKFEDYFANRIKQLIFTFPEDAITSSGAPFWSAPKRFPHPLQFSSKDPSHLHFIMAASILRAETFGIPIPEWATHPKKLAEAVDSVVVPEFQPKKDAKIVTDEKATNLSIASIDNAAVINELIMKLEQCRKRLPPNFRMKPIQFEKDNNTNYHMDLIAGLANMRARNYSIPEVDKLKAKFIAGRIIPAIATSTALATGLVCLELYKVLDGGHKLEHYRNTFANLALPLFSMAEPVPPKVIKHRDMSWTVWDRWVVKDNPTLKELIQWLADKGLNAYSISCGNSLLFNSMFPRHKERMNKKIVDLARDIAKVELPPYRRHVDVVVACEDDEENDVDIPLVSVYFR